GGCAGGGCTGTCAATTCCCGAACGGCAGGGGTGCTGTCCGGTGGCGGTTCAGGCCTTCGGTTTGCGGAAGGGCGAGAGCGGAACCGGCGGGCTGCTGACGGCCAGGACCTTGAACAGTTCGCCCATCTTTCCGGCGCCTGCGCCGGCAAGCCTCTCGACGTCCTGGCGGATGGTTTCCTGCGTCAGCGCATCCTTGTCGCGGCCAAGGGATGCGGCGCGTTCCAGAAGACCGAGGCCGACAAGAAAATCACCCTGGTGGGCAAGACCGTTGATCTGCACGTCGTCCGTCTTGGCGCGGCGGGCGAGCTGCTCGAAATCGACGTGGCTGGTGAGATCGGCGCGGCCGGGGCTGGCCAGCGGCGGATCGTATTCGTGGTCGCGCACGGCCTGCAGCGTATCGCCGTAGCTGGTGGCCATATGGCCGTAGTCGATGATCACGGCGGTGCCGCCGCTGACCTTCAGCCGTTCGCACAGGGCCGACATGACTGCGTCGCGGGCAGGCGCGATCTCGAAGATCGTGCCTTCGGCGATACCTTGGGCCGGCGTCGGAAGGAGATCGGGATCGATGCCGGCAACGCCGACGGCAAAGGTCAGTTCGTCATCGGCATCGAGCCCGACCATGCGTTCGCGGAAACCTTGCGCGGTGCGCACGAATTGCCGGATCGGGATGGCGTCGAAAAGCTCGTTGGCGGCCAGCAGCAGAAAGCCCTGCGGCAGGGTCTCGAAGCTCGTGTGCCACTCGACCTTGTGGCCATGGGCGGCGAGCGTTTCCGACTGGACCTTGCGCAGCCGCTCGCTGGTCTCGACGAGATGCACGCCGGCGGAGGCGTAGAGATCGGGGGCGAGACGGCGCACGACACGCAGCATGTCGGCCATCATCGTACCGCGGCCAGGGCCGATTTCGACAAGTACTGCACCCTCGGGCTTGCCGTGCTGCTGCCAGGCATGGACGAGGAAGATGCCGATCATCTCGCCGAAGAGCTGGCTGATTTCCGGTGCCGTGGTGAAGTCGCCTTCCTTGCCGAAGGGCTCGTGCACGCGGTAGTAGCCGTGCTCCGGATCCGCCAGGCAAAGCGAGAAATAATCGGTGACGCTGATCGGCCCGTGGGCCTTGATCAGCGCCTTGATCTTGTCCGCAAGTGGTGTCGTCATGCCTTCGTCCAATTCGCCGGGCGGCGGCCGGAAAAGCGGCACGCCCTTGCCCCATCCGCTCTCAGGCGGCTGCGCGCCGCGCCCGGGCAATGGCCCAGATGCCGGCGAGCGCCATCGGCAATGACAAAAGCATGCCCATGGTCAGCCAGCCACCGACAAGATAGCCGATCTGCGCGTCCGGTTCGCGGAAGAATTCGACGAAAATGCGGCTCAGGCCATAGCCGAGCACGAAGATGCCGGTAACGAGCCCTGGCGACTTCAAAGCGTGGCGACGGTAAATGAACCAGGCAAGCACGGCGAGCAGGACGATGCCCTCGAGGGCGGCCTCGTAGAGCTGGCTCGGGTGGCGGGCGAACGGACCGCCGGTCGGGAATACGATCGCCCAGGGCATCGACGACAGGCGACCCCAGAGCTCGCCGTTGATGAAGTTGGCGATGCGGCCGAAGAACAGGCCGATCGGGACGACGGCGGCGACGATGTCGAACAGGCTCCAGATGGCGATCTTGTTCTTGCGGGCAAACAGGATCATCGCGAGCGTGGTGCCGAGGAAGCCGCCATGGAACGACATGCCGCCGTTCCAGATTTCCAGCGCGCGGATCGGATTGGCGAGCACGGAGCCAAGATCGTAGAAGAGAATGTAGCCGATACGGCCGCCGAGCACGATGCCGCCGGCTGCCCACAGCAGGAAGTCGTCGAGTTGCTGCAGCGTGATCGCCGGCTTGTCGTCGCGCCAGAGCGCGGTGTTCATTGCCAGGCGCCGGGCGTAGAACCAGCCGAGGAGGATGCCCGCCACATAGGCGAGCCCATACCAGTGGATGGCAAGCGGCCCGATCTGGACGATGACGGGATCGATTTCAGGGAAGGGGAGGATGGCGAGGCGGGTCGCTAATGTTTCCAATTTATTGTTCTCGTGCCGGGCCGGTTGTTTCGGCGGAACATGGCGAGCGATTGCACCCCGGTCAAGGGCGACGATTTGCGCCCCGGACACAGGGTCGTGAAGCGGGCCGTGAAGACGCGCGTGATTTTTCTTGCATCGGGCGGTCGGTCACCCTACCTGAAACCCATGGACCGCATCGCTCTTTAAAGAGGCGATGGCTGAAATGGAGATCGCGACGATGAGCACAGGCACCAACCGCATGCTGGATGACTTCGCCAAGCTGATGACCGATGCTGCGGGCGCCGCCCAGGGCGTGCGCCGCGAGGTTGAAACGGCCTTCCGGGCGCAGGCCGAGCGGGCGCTGAATTCGCTCGACGTCGTCAAGCGCGAAGAGTTCGAGATGGTCAAGGAAATGGCCATCAAGGCGCGCGAGGAAAACGATGCGCTTCTGGCCCGTATTGAGGCTCTTGAAGCGCGTCTCGTCGATACGGGCAAGTAACGCGATTCCCTTGAAATAACGGCATTTCAGCGTTTTTACTTCGCCCGCGGACCTCATCCGCGGGCGTTTTGCTGTCGATCAGCCGCGCAGGTCTGAAACGGCATGACGGGTGGTTAATAAAACCTGAAAAGTTTTCCACCTGTGGACACTGCCAAAAAACCCTTATGGCAGAGTCAGTTAAGCTCAACCGCTTCATTCAGATGACAACGTGGACGCGATTGTTCACGGCTATTTTTGGACCGAGGGGCTGGCAGCCTGACTCCGCCATTATACACTGATTTTAAATGATGATTCGAAACGAACCACGTAAGCTCCGGGCAGGGTAAGTCAGCCAGGATGGATGTGAGTTCAGCAATCATACGTGTTTGTAATCGGTGTTGGGTTTGCGGCGTTGCGTCTTGTGAGCGTGATGACGCATGCCCGTGCCACACCTATGCAGGGTGATGCATGAGCCTTTTGGAAATGGAAGTCGAGCGCCAATCCAACCCGGTCGATATGATCGAGTTCGTGGCTGCCAATAACGACTGGTCGTTCGAGCGATCCGGCGAAGACGAAATCGCCATGACGGTCGAAGGCAAGTGGGCGGACTACCACGTTTCCTTCTCCTGGATGGAGGAATTCGAGGCGCTGCACCTGGCCTGTGCCTTCGACATCAAGGTGTCGGAAAGCCGGGTCAACGAAGTCATCCGTCTGCTCTCCCATATCAATGGGCAGGTGCTGATGGGCCACTTCGATCTGTGGCGCCAGGAGGAAGTGGTGATCTTCCGCCAGTCGCTGCTGCTCGCCGGCGGTGCCGAGCCCACCAACCAGCAGGTCGAAGTTCTGCTTTCGAGCGCACTCGACGCTTGCGAATCCTATTATCAGGCGTTTCAATTCGTCGTCTGGTCCGGCATGGACGCGCAGCGCGCCGTCGATGCCGTGCTGTTCGAAACGGTTGGAGAAGCCTGATCATGACGAACGCCGCTTCCGGTCCCATCGTGCTCGTCGGCGCCGGCAATATGGGCGGCGCCATGCTTTCCGGCTGGCTGAAGAGCGGTGTTAAAGGCGCGGATGTTCTCGTCGTCGATCCCGGTCCGCCGCCGGCCATGGCGCAGCTGATCGCCGACAACGGCGTCACGCATGCGACCTCCGCACCGTCGGGTGTTCAGGCGGGCGTTATCTTCCTTGCGGTCAAGCCGCAGGTGATGGACGCGGTCCTGCCGCCGCTGAAATCGCTCGTTGGCCCGGAGACGGTCATCGTATCGGTTGCCGCCGGCAAGACGCTGGCCTTCATCGAAACCCATCTCGGTGCCGCCGCCACGGTGCGCGCCATGCCGAACACGCCGGCCATGATCGGCCGCGGTGTCACCGGCGCCTTTGCCAATGCCCGCGTCAGCGATCAGCAGCGCACTCAGGTTCATGATCTCTTGAAGGTCAGCGGCCCGGTCGAATGGGTCCGCACCGAAGCCGAGATCGATGCCGTCACCGCCGTCTCCGGCAGCGGCCCGGCCTATGTCTTCTACCTCGTCGAGTGCATGGCGGAGGCGGGCCGCAAGGCTGGCCTTGAGGCGGACCTCGCCATGCGGCTCGCGCGGGAAACCGTCGCGGGGGCTGGCGAACTGTTGCACCAGTCGCCCGACGAGGCCGCGCGGCTGCGCCAGAACGTGACCTCGCCCGGCGGCACGACCGCCGCGGCACTGTCCG
The nucleotide sequence above comes from Ensifer sp. PDNC004. Encoded proteins:
- a CDS encoding class I SAM-dependent methyltransferase translates to MTTPLADKIKALIKAHGPISVTDYFSLCLADPEHGYYRVHEPFGKEGDFTTAPEISQLFGEMIGIFLVHAWQQHGKPEGAVLVEIGPGRGTMMADMLRVVRRLAPDLYASAGVHLVETSERLRKVQSETLAAHGHKVEWHTSFETLPQGFLLLAANELFDAIPIRQFVRTAQGFRERMVGLDADDELTFAVGVAGIDPDLLPTPAQGIAEGTIFEIAPARDAVMSALCERLKVSGGTAVIIDYGHMATSYGDTLQAVRDHEYDPPLASPGRADLTSHVDFEQLARRAKTDDVQINGLAHQGDFLVGLGLLERAASLGRDKDALTQETIRQDVERLAGAGAGKMGELFKVLAVSSPPVPLSPFRKPKA
- the lgt gene encoding prolipoprotein diacylglyceryl transferase, with the translated sequence METLATRLAILPFPEIDPVIVQIGPLAIHWYGLAYVAGILLGWFYARRLAMNTALWRDDKPAITLQQLDDFLLWAAGGIVLGGRIGYILFYDLGSVLANPIRALEIWNGGMSFHGGFLGTTLAMILFARKNKIAIWSLFDIVAAVVPIGLFFGRIANFINGELWGRLSSMPWAIVFPTGGPFARHPSQLYEAALEGIVLLAVLAWFIYRRHALKSPGLVTGIFVLGYGLSRIFVEFFREPDAQIGYLVGGWLTMGMLLSLPMALAGIWAIARARRAAA
- a CDS encoding accessory factor UbiK family protein; its protein translation is MSTGTNRMLDDFAKLMTDAAGAAQGVRREVETAFRAQAERALNSLDVVKREEFEMVKEMAIKAREENDALLARIEALEARLVDTGK
- a CDS encoding YbjN domain-containing protein, giving the protein MSLLEMEVERQSNPVDMIEFVAANNDWSFERSGEDEIAMTVEGKWADYHVSFSWMEEFEALHLACAFDIKVSESRVNEVIRLLSHINGQVLMGHFDLWRQEEVVIFRQSLLLAGGAEPTNQQVEVLLSSALDACESYYQAFQFVVWSGMDAQRAVDAVLFETVGEA
- the proC gene encoding pyrroline-5-carboxylate reductase, with product MTNAASGPIVLVGAGNMGGAMLSGWLKSGVKGADVLVVDPGPPPAMAQLIADNGVTHATSAPSGVQAGVIFLAVKPQVMDAVLPPLKSLVGPETVIVSVAAGKTLAFIETHLGAAATVRAMPNTPAMIGRGVTGAFANARVSDQQRTQVHDLLKVSGPVEWVRTEAEIDAVTAVSGSGPAYVFYLVECMAEAGRKAGLEADLAMRLARETVAGAGELLHQSPDEAARLRQNVTSPGGTTAAALSVLMADDGMQPLFDKAIAAARKRAEELAG